From Theileria orientalis strain Shintoku DNA, chromosome 4, complete genome, the proteins below share one genomic window:
- a CDS encoding coronin produces MGCIKLKNIFGEHWKQSYRDLKISPKPTQSGGLASSTTHVAFPWDVGSGGIVSVVDINNFDRNPPVMKLTGHTGSILDMDFNRFHENIIASSSDDFSVKIWDISNVQSNELNEAMFTLNGHRMKVTNIKWNPCVDFGLLTTSFDCSAKVWYVQFFLPFIRDASTGNEFFSVSINEHPSSCSWTPAGDKILVATKDSNVSLIDPRSGKSCDKFKAHDSNKLTCALWLGGSYGNDHILTTGFLNNKVRQLRVWDSRKTDTHLISHEIDSSPSPLIPHWDPHTGILTIASKGDLTVRIFQYMEGELSRAGEFKATGSLKSFCMVPTQVCDRTKCELGRFLFNTDCKQINATSLYIIRRSSSTTMSDLYAEPFENKKYAMADWMAGYERHSVFPSIFKKKCADMVKDKDAGCKFREISKAIHDCNVRFGSNFNNPEFVPVLEQLRDSISDLIKTIKI; encoded by the exons ATGGGTTGCATTAAActcaaaaatatattcg GCGAGCACTGGAAGCAGTCTTACcgtgatttaaaaataagccCCAAGCCTACACAGTCCGGCGGTTTAGCTTCCAGCACCACTCATGTCGCT TTCCCCTGGGATGTCGGCAGCGGTGGAATCGTCTCTGTTGTTGACATTAACAATTTTGATAGAAACCCTCCGGTAATGAAATTGACAG GCCACACTGGATCTATTTTGGACATGGATTTTAACAGATTTCATGAAAACATTATCGCTTCCTCTTCAGATG ATTTCTCTGTTAAGATTTGGGACATTTCGAACGTTCAGTCCAACGAATTAAACGAGGCGATGTTCACTCTCAACGGCCACCGGATGAAGGTCACCAACATCAAGTGGAATCCCTGTGTCGACTTCGGACTTCTCACAACCTCCTTTGACTGCTCCGCCAAAGTCTGGTAcgttcaattttttttaccttttatTAGGGATGCTTCAACAGGAAATGAGTTCTTCTCTGTTTCTATCAATGAGCACCCTTCTTCTTGCTCATGGACTCCGGCTGG GGACAAAATCCTCGTCGCCACCAAAGATTCCAACGTCTCTCTTATCGATCCCAGGTCTGGAAAATCTTGCGACAAGTTCAAGGCTCACGACTCCAACAAGTTAACTTGCGCCCTCTGGCTTGGTGGCAGCTATGGAAACGACCACATCTTGACCACGGGCTTCCTAAACAACAAGGTTCGTCAACTCAGGGTCTGGGACAGCCGCAAGACTGACACTCACTTGATATCCCATGAAATAGACAgctctccttctcctctcATTCCTCATTGGGATCCTCACACTGGCATTCTTACAATTGCTTCCAAG GGTGACCTCACTGTTAGAATATTCCAATATATGGAGGGCGAGCTTAGCAGGGCTGGAGAGTTTAAGGCTACTGGGTCCCTAAAGTCGTTCTGCATGGTTCCTACTCAGGTCTGCGATAGAACCAAGTGTGAATTGGGTCGATTTTTGTTCAACACGGACTGCAAACAGATCAACGCCACTTCCCTCTACATCATCAGACGCAGTTCTTCAACCACAATGAGCGATCTCTATGCTGAGCCCTTTGAGAACAAAAAGTACGCTATGGCTGACTGGATGGCCGGATATGAGAGACACAGTGTGTTCCCGTCCATTTTCAAGAAGAAATGTGCCGATATGGTCAAGGACAAG gATGCGGGCTGCAAGTTCAGGGAGATTTCTAAGGCCATTCATGATTGCAACGTTAGGTTCGGGTCAAACTTCAACAACCCGGAATTTGTGCCAGTTCTTGAACAACTAAGAGATAGTATCTctgatttaataaaaacaataaagaTTTAA
- a CDS encoding 60S ribosomal protein L26 codes for MKTSKTVSSSRRKSRKAHFTAHSAKRRIIMSAVLSRELRQKYNVRSMPIRKDDEVMVVRGHFHDREGKVTQVYRKKWKIYVERITRDKNNHESVQVGLHPSNVVITKLRLDKHRRKILERKGRHATKGKYTEHDVKV; via the exons atgaagaCAAGCAAGA CTGTCTCTAGTAGCAGAAGGAAGAGTCGCAAGGCCCATTTCACGGCCCATTCCGCAAAGAGGAGAATCATCATGAGCGCAGTGCTCTCAAGAGAGTTGCGCCAGAAGTACAACGTCAGATCGATGCCCATAAGGAAGGACGACGAGGTCATGGTCGTCCGCGGCCACTTCCACGACAGGGAGGGCAAGGTGACGCAGGTGTATCGTAAGAAGTGGAAGATCTATGTGGAGCGCATCACGAGGGACAAGAACAACCACGAGAGCGTCCAGGTCGGACTGCACCCCAGCAACGTCGTGATAACGAAGCTGAGGCTGGACAAGCACCGCCGTAAGATTTTAGAGAGGAAGGGCAGGCATGCGACCAAGGGCAAGTACACAGAGCACGACGTTAAGGTATAA
- a CDS encoding uncharacterized protein (calcium-binding EF-hand domain containing protein), protein MASRQKLRFNSEHIKLIRDQFKLVDADGDKLINEDEFRKLFRSFGQTVSNKRLDSIVAEVFKDLNGAKGIDFETFINSFIKYYSPPPTEKALREAFALFDSSGYLDRARLFNLLATRGEKLSRAELDEFSQVMGLGKDVSKVDYRKLAENMHSILSQVPASS, encoded by the exons ATGGCCTCCAGGCAAAAATTGCGATTCAACTCTGAACACATTAAGTTAATCAG GGACCAATTTAAACTCGTGGATGCGGACGGCGATAAACTTATTAATGAGGACGAG TTCCGGAAACTGTTCAGATCGTTCGGCCAGACGGTCTCCAACAAGAGGTTGGACTCCATTGTCGCAG AGGTGTTCAAGGACTTAAATGGCGCCAAAG GCATCGACTTTGAGACGTTTATAAACTCCTTCATCAAGTACTACTCGCCACCTCCAACTGAAAAGGCTCTCAGGGAAGCTTTCGCACTATTCGACAGTTCCG GGTACCTCGACAGGGCCAGGCTTTTCAACCTCCTCGCGACCCGGGGAGAGAAGCTGAGCAGGGCCGAGCTGGATGAGTTTTCGCAGGTGATGGGTCTCGGAAAGGACGTCAGCAAGGTGGACTACCGAAAATTGGCCGAGAATATGCACTCGATCCTCTCGCAGGTGCCCGCCTCAAGTTAG
- a CDS encoding methionine aminopeptidase: MIKGIYKKSYLTPKLVIEKLCPTITVSNSVKTQNKFNPTLKYGEYPVLSHQPIPSHIVRPPYAQNLSKKDLDRYYSANLPFFEVKNLDQIAKMRAAAKIAARCLQVCKEYTQKGVTADSVDRKAHDFIVDSGAYPSGVNFHGFPRAICISVNEVACHGIPNTRPFQDGDIVSYDCTIFYDGVFGDCAGTFIVGNVPDVINKLVSVSRDCVHIAVDHLKPGYQFSKLAELVTNYANRHGFSVIKDFGGHFIGERLHMPPMIQFHHPSSTPGVAEEGHVFTIEPIICQGDNAVYTWDDGWTIATVDNGFCSQFEHTVLVTADGCEVLTSA, translated from the exons ATGATTAAaggtatttataaaaaatcttACCTTACTCCGAAGCTTGTGATTGAGAAGCTGTGTCCTACAATAACTGTAAGTAATAGTGTTAAAACCCAAAATAAGTTCAATCCAACTCTCAAATATG GGGAATACCCTGTTTTATCGCACCAGCCAATTCCAAGCCACATCGTTCGGCCCCCTTATGCTCAGAACCTGAGTAAGAAGGATCTGGACAGATACTATTCCGCAAACTTGCCCTTTTTTGAGGTGAAGAATCTCGATCAGATAGCTAAAATGAGGGCCGCTGCAAAAATAGCTGCCCGGTGTTTACAGGTGTGCAAGGAATATACACAGAAGG GCGTTACTGCCGACTCAGTTGATCGCAAGGCGCATGACTTCATCGTAGACAGTGGAGCTTATCCATCTGGCGTGAACTTCCATGGATTTCCCAGGGCAATTTGCATCTCTGTCAACGAAG TTGCTTGTCATGGGATACCTAACACTCGCCCGTTTCAGGACGGAGATATAGTTTCTTACGactgtacaatattttatgacGGCGTTTTTG GTGACTGCGCTGGCACTTTTATTGTTGGCAATGTTCCTGATGTTATAAACAAGCTCGTCTCTGTGTCCAGG GACTGCGTTCACATTGCCGTTGATCACTTAAAGCCTGGCTATCAATTTTCCAAGTTGGCTGAATTGGTCACCAACTACGCCAACAGGCATGGTTTTTCAGTTATTAAGGACTTTGGTGGCCACTTCATTGGGGAGAGACTTCACATGCCTCCCATGATTCAATTCCACCACC CAAGTTCCACTCCCGGTGTTGCTGAGGAGGGCCACGTTTTCACCATAg AGCCCATCATATGTCAGGGCGACAACGCCGTTTACACTTGGGACGACGGGTGGACCATTGCGACTGTTGACAACGGCTTCTGCTCCCAGTTTGAGCACACTGTGCTCGTCACTGCTGACGGCTGTGAGGTTCTAACTTCTGCGTAG
- a CDS encoding uncharacterized protein (GYF domain containing protein), producing MRDESSSCDEHLLIHNPGEVIKSINGEHKEDKSKLILETESTTLVEEGFEKSVDEEFVNEYSKMIDEEEKVNDAWLNSLKTSENDDTQVVYEAKGKENEEKSEKMDILYELPKVEVIRLLVSKLEDGQSPSDYIKTYDSRDKTDEDEDSPYEVSDLAHVLTMSWKNVYFMTKDEIVEALMNYKNNNKEQKTYEFRWVRDELAVHGPYQHEDILMWIVYGYVSEENPILVRELNEEGNPITLEWQNYKDSDIFNIFSTSDDGTGGNEDSSKKEAEEEKKPGFEFMYQDGYATRKRQKLLGLKVKEKHELY from the exons atGAGAGACGAATCCTCTAGTTGTGATGAACATCTGTTAATTCATAATCCCGGAGAAgttattaaatcaattaaCGGAGAACat AAAGAAGATAAATCAAAGCTGATTCTGGAAACTGAATCTACGACCTTAGTCGAAGAGGGATTTGAGAAATCAGTAGACGAAGAATTCGTCAATGAATACTCTAAAATGattgatgaagaagaaaaagtaAACGACGCCTGGCTAAATTCACTTAAAACATCAGAAAATGAT GATACCCAGGTTGTCTACGAAGCGAAGGGAAAGGAGAACGAGGAAAAATcggaaaaaatggatattCTCTACGAGCTTCCTAAAGTGGAAGTAATCCGACTTCTAGTTTCGAAACTGGAAGATGGTCAATCGCCATCGGACTACATTAAAACGTACGACTCTAGAGATAAGACTGATGAAGACGAAGATTCTCCATACGAAGTCTCCGACCTAGCTCACGTGCTCACCATGAGTTGgaaaa ACGTCTATTTCATGACGAAGGATGAAATCGTAGAGGCCCTCATGAACTACAAGAACAACA ACAAGGAGCAGAAGACATACGAGTTCAGATGGGTCAGAGACGAACTGGCAGTTCACGGACCATACCAACATGAGGATATCCTTATGTGGATAGTTTAC GGCTATGTATCAGAAGAGAATCCGATTTTGGTAAGGGAACTGAACGAAGAAGGAAACCCAATCACTCTAGAATGGCAGAATTATAAGGATTCtgatatatttaacatattcTCAACCTCCGACGACGGAACAGGCGGAAACGAGGACTCCTCGAAGAAGGAAGCTgaggaggaaaagaagCCAGGATTTGAATTCATGTATCAAGACGGATACGCAACTAGAAAGAGGCAAAAACTCCTAGGACTTAAAGTTAAAGAGAAGCATGAACTCTACTGA
- a CDS encoding ubiquitin carboxyl-terminal hydrolase, with product MDNQDNTVSVNVKWMTKLYSDLKMYLDEPLDTFKVQLWTLTGVPPERQKIMFKGIIPNDADLRKLKIGNGAKLMLIGSADKPPECNEKIRFFEELTSVEKAKLMKNNKIKKMPPGIMNLGNTCYFNSVLQFLFPVTELWTYVSKLTKSPESSVDMSFAKSLLEMKNQLSFSLERYVPLVQIQGLRKLNPLFCRKDEKTGIYMQQDAEECLNCILSHLNGLSDEKISQKTFGFSLLSKIEPIKTEKGDDMKSLEPAKEDKEFEFTTSVDHNLLLSCYMGTPLKSVGTLMDGISLSLNEEILKFSEKLGSDVMHKKVSLLSSLPKYLIAHLVRFEWKQKSNVSLSDSIKAKICRRVNFERFIDVTSLCEEDLQKKLRAARSYELKKQDAENMEVDTEDNGDKAEQKTEVNPEKPAIDGYELSEGEYATGKYELVSIVTHQGRTADAGHYICWSKDTRDAKSNGTTEEPDSKKGKTKDKWLKFDDDVVTEHDWGTFDLCGGRSDYHIAVLLLYKAQTTTL from the exons atgGATAACCAGGATAATACAGTTAGCGTTAATGTGAAATGGATGACAAAGCTGTATTCCGACCTGAAGATGTATCTCGATGAACCCCTTGATACCTTTAAGGTTCAGTTATG gACCTTAACTGGTGTTCCTCCGGAGCGTCAGAAGATCATGTTCAAGGGCATCATTCCAAACGATGCGGACTTAAGGAAGCTTAAAATCGGCAACGGTGCGAAGCTCATGTTAATTGGCAGTGCCGATAAGCCTCCAGAGTGCAACGAGAAGATCAGATTTTTCGAGGAGCTCACTTCCGTTGAAAAGGCaaaattgatgaaaaacaacaaaattaaaaaaatgcCTCCA GGCATTATGAACCTTGGCAACACATGCTATTTTAATTCTGTGCTtcaatttttgtttccaGTGACTGAGCTTTGGACTTACGTTTCCAAGCTGACCAAAAGCCCCGAATCTTCAGTTGATATGAGCTTTGCAAAGTCTTTGTTGGAGATGAAAAACCAactttccttttcactTGAACGTTACGTGCCCTTGGTCCAG ATTCAGGGCTTGAGGAAGTTGAATCCACTGTTTTGTAGAAAGGACGAAAAAACag GAATTTATATGCAACAGGATGCCGAG GAATGCCTTAACTGCATACTATCACACCTCAATGGCCTGAGCGATGAGAAGATTTCACAGAAAACCTTTGGATTCTCACTCCTTTCTAAAATAGAACCCATAAAAACTGAAAAGGGAGACGATATGAAGTCCCTAGAACCAGCCAAAGAAGACAAAGAATTCGAATTCACGACCTCTGTAGACCACAACCTTTTGCTCTCATGCTACATGGGAACGCCTCTTAAGTCAGTTGGCACTTTGATGGATGGGATTAGTTTATCGCTGAACGAGGAGATATTAAAGTTCTCGGAAAAGTTAGGATCGGACGTAATGCACAAGAAGGTCAGCCTTTTAAGCTCGCTGCCGAAGTATCTGATTGCACACCTGGTGCGCTTCGAGTGGAAGCAGAAGAGCAACGTTTCACTCTCTGATTCGATCAAGGCCAAGATTTGCAGGAGGGTCAACTTTGAAAGATTTATTGATGTCACAAGTCTCTGCGAAGAG GATCTgcagaagaagctgagggCAGCCAGATCATATGAGCTCAAGAAGCAGGATGCTGAAAACATGGAAGTTGACACGGAAGACAATGGAGATAAAGCGGAGCAGAAAACTGAGGTCAATCCTGAAAAACCAGCCATTGATGGCTATGAATTGTCCGAGGGGGAGTACGCAACTGGCAAGTACGAGCTCGTATCGATCGTAACGCACCAGGGGAGGACAGCAGACGCAGGACACTACATATGTTGGTCCAAGGACACGCGAGATGCCAAGTCTAACGGCACGACAGAAGAACCTGATTCAAAAAAGGGGAAAACAAAGGACAAATGGCTAAAGTTCGACGACGATGTCGTCACTGAGCACGACTGGGGAACGTTTGACCTGTGCGGTGGCAGAAGCGACTACCACATTGCAGTCTTATTGTTATACAAGGCCCAAACGACAactttataa
- a CDS encoding uncharacterized protein (RNA recognition motif, RNP-1 domain containing protein): MARKTKAQEKEPESPSTDEKKTEEEQTEETEENNVVESADEEKPESTAGSNDSNATEPETTNETATKETSSETTSSPPATQTPTIERPPSTGRKFKFRQFLHQFSVIASHLPNTLIDSTLKFFVGGLHPNTDETELSNYFAKYGQILSTQVMRDLTTGRHRGFGFVTLKVQHNSMNVFKDSHTVTGKRVDVRAMQTDLAASLRKKIFVGGLSKALNEEMLDEYFSKFGEVDKVTIMRQLDGTSRGFGFIVFTTEEAATASLRNPTHFVYGNKVDVRAAETRPRQSGHHSSNALYPYGMMQAPADMYAAAAGPMYRPQGAYDPAQYANMTQQQMVQHQYPQYQLLQQQMLQQQMSMAGTYGGYYSSSSQQPAPAATTNPSGYTGTSVSYGAYRGREGSYQGAPGSDPSSRGYRQQPY; encoded by the exons ATGGCGAGGAAGACTAAAGCCCAGGAGAAGGAACCCGAATCACCGTCCACTGATGAGAAGAAGACTGAGGAGGAACAAACAGAGGAGACCGAGGAAAATAATGTGGTTGAGTCCGCTGATGAAGAAAAACCAGAATCCACCGCTGGCTCTAACGATTCCAACGCTACTGAGCCTGAAACTACGAATGAGACTGCCACCAAAGAGACCAGTTCTGAAACGACATCGAGTCCACCAGCAACTCAAACTCCAACCATCGAAAGACCCCCGTCTACAGGCcgtaagtttaaattccGCCAATTCTTACACCAATTTTCAGTTATTGCCAGCCACCTACCCAATACCTTGATCGACTCGACCCTCAAGTTCTTTGTGGGAGGATTGCACCCGAACACCGATGAAA cCGAGTTGTCAAACTATTTTGCGAAGTACGGACAGATTCTCTCAACGCAGGTCATGAGGGATCTGACTACAGGCAGGCACAGAGGCTTCGGATTCGTAACGCTGAAGGTCCAACATAACTCAATGAACGTCTTTAAGGATTCGCACACAGTGACGGGAAAGAGG GTCGACGTTCGCGCCATGCAGACGGACCTTGCCGCGAGTctgaggaagaagatttTCGTCGGAGGGCTTTCTAAGGCCCTGAACGAAGAAATGCTCGACGAGTACTTTTCCAAGTTCGGAGAAGTGGATAAGGTCACAATAATGCGTCAAC TTGATGGCACTTCGCGGGGATTCGGATTCATTGTGTTTACGACCGAAGAAGCGGCCACTGCATCACTTAGGAACCCAACGCACTTTGTTTATGGAAACAAAGTGGACGTGAGGGCAGCGGAAACGAGGCCGAGGCAATCAGGACATCACTCCTCAAACGCACTTTACCCCTACGGGATGATGCAGGCGCCAGCGGACATGTacgcagcagcagcagggCCGATGTACCGCCCGCAAGGAGCCTATGACCCGGCGCAATACGCAAACATGACGCAGCAGCAAATGGTTCAGCACCAGTACCCGCAGTATCAACTCCTGCAGCAGCAGATGCTACAACAGCAAATGTCAATGGCTGGAACATACGGAGGCTACTACAGCAGCTCGAGTCAGCAGCCGGCCCCTGCCGCCACTACGAACCCATCTGGGTACACAGGAACATCAG tttCCTACGGAGCCTACAGAGGAAGGGAAGGTTCATACCAGGGCGCCCCTGGATCCGATCCCAGCTCAAGAGGATATAGGCAGCAGCCatattga
- a CDS encoding uncharacterized protein (protein of unknown function DUF155 family protein) yields MIGFHNFCSTIRPSRAIHRVNAHMLSHKIDLHDFREKLHNCKAKYTFNGNKSSNITFDSFSESLEVVETTGYVVNNRIKLRKTRVHDGTISLTTSDNREYDQIAISFAMINAVKLNYLELDITNALELKNNALNELVNVVKSHKLDRLARTLFDLETRAHNCRYRLNLQQDLLEYPDVLWDYDKQCDLFNRVQITFDIPKRLDNLNHRLSSPLYLLN; encoded by the exons ATGATAGGATTCCATAACTTTTGCTCTACAATTCGGCCTTCTAga gCAATTCATAGAGTTAACGCCCACATGTTATCTCATAAGATAGATTTACACGATTTCAGAGAAAAGTTACACAACTGCAAAgctaaatacacatttaacgGTAACAAAtc ATCAAACATAACGTTTGACTCGTTTTCTGAGTCGCTCGAAGTCGTTGAAACTACAGGGTATGTTGTAAATAACCGCATTAAACTTAGAAAAACGCGTGTTCATGATGGAACGATTAGTCTAACCACTTCTGATAACAGGGAGTACGATCAG ATCGCAATTTCTTTTGCCATGATCAATGCCGTTAAACTAAACTACTTGGAGCTCGACATTACAAATGCGCTTGAG TTGAAGAACAATGCCCTCAACGAGCTTGTTAACGTCGTAAAATCGCACAAACTG GACAGGCTTGCTAGAACTCTTTTCGATCTTGAGACCAGAGCCCACAATTGCAGATACAGGCTGAACCTCCAGCAAG ATCTGCTCGAATACCCTGATGTGTTATGGGACTATGACAAGCAGTGCgacctgttcaacaggGTCCAAATCACGTTTGACATTCCCAAGAGACTCGATAACTTGAACCACAG ATTATCATCGCCGTTATATCTGTTGAACTAG
- a CDS encoding uncharacterized protein (Der1-like domain containing protein): MDSHGPETWYIRLPRFTRAFITIVLGLTLLVLFKGVQPSTLSLNWPLVLQKLQVWRVFTNVLFVGKFSLRWVFFVMLFSQFSASLEKNAVFAGSPGSYLYFLVIQTVTLSSVSAAFFWPSGYPYLADALLFSIIYYWSKRDMFSVVTIYFVTVKGYQLPFAMMFLHLVMGSSLWVDLMGMISGHIYYLLREVLPSKGENACYKNYLARTPKVFDYIANQLDRLYARFLPASGATTGSFQYRPRATETRNHGFIGRGIRLGHS; this comes from the exons ATGGATTCCCACGGCCCTGAAACCTGGTATATTCGACTGCCCAGGTTTACGCGGGCCTTCATCACCATAGTACTCGGGTTGACGCTGCTGGTTTTGTTCAAGGGAGTGCAGCCGTCGACACTGTCACTAAACTGGCCGCTGGTCCTCCAAAAACTGCAAGTGTGGAGAGTTTTCACCAACGTGCTCTTCGTAGGAAAGTTCTCGCTGAGATGGGTCTTCTTCGTGATGCTATTTTCGCAGTTCTCAGCCTCACTCGAGAAGAACGCAGTGTTCGCAGGCTCTCCAGGATCGTATCTGTATTTCCTCGTCATCCAGACGGTGACGCTGTCGTCAGTGAGCGCAGCGTTCTTCTGGCCATCAG GCTACCCGTACCTGGCCGACGCGCTCCTCTTCTCAATAATATACTACTGGTCAAAGAGGGACATGTTCAGCGTGGTGACGATATACTTCGTCACCGTAAAGGGGTACCAGCTCCCGTTCGCAATGATGTTCCTGCACCTCGTGATGGGCTCGTCGCTGTGGGTGGACCTGATGGGAATGATTTCAGGCCACATATACTACCTACTGCGCGAAGTGCTGCCGAGCAAAGGTGAGAATGCGT GTTACAAAAACTACCTGGCCAGGACCCCAAAGGTGTTCGACTACATCGCGAACCAGCTCGATAGACTGTACGCTAGGTTCCTGCCAGCCTCGGGAGCCACGACCGGTTCGTTTCAATACAGGCCGAGGGCGACGGAAACCAGAAATCATGGTTTCATAGGAAGGGGAATAAGACTGGGCCACTCGTAa